The Arachidicoccus terrestris genome includes the window TGGAAGGAAAGCTTTTTAGAGGTAATGACGGATTTGCTGGTGAATTCAGCCACATCCCATTATTTAAAAATGGAAAGCTATGTAGCTGCGGAAAGACTGGGTGTCTGGAAACAGAAACCTCATTATCCTATATGATCAAAAAAGCGAAATCAGAGATTCGTTCGGGGAGAGCAACCTATCTGACAAAAATTCCCTTAGATGACATTGATCACGAGGCGATAGCCAGGCAATTTATAGAAGCGGCAATATTAGGGGACACGCTGGTTATTGAGATCATTTCGTCAGTAGCTTATAATATAGGAAGAGGGATTGCGATTTTGATGCATCTCATCAATCCCGGAAAGGTGATATTAAGTGGCCGGATGGCTGGTGCAGGCCGGGTATGGCTGGCGCCCATACAGCAGGCTATTAATGAATTCTGCATTCCCAAATTGGTCAGTAATACAAAAATAGAATTATCAAAGTTAGGGCATGAAGCCGAAATTATCGGAGCTGCGACTTTGGTTATAGAAAATATAAAGCAATGTCCGATGGAGCATATTTTGACTGCAAAGCAAATATCGGATAATCTATGAGAGCATGTGCGTCTTGACCGAAACGAAAGCCGCAAGTACAATGTAAGAATAATCATTTAGAAAGTTCAAAATTCAATTCAAAGCAAAAGAAGTGTTTATGAAAAAATCGACACAAGTTGTTCTAAGGGCTGTATATCTTTTTATTGCAGGCCTTCTCCTTTGGGGCAACGCCTTTGCCCAAACCCAGGAAGTTTCCGGGGTGGTCAAATCTAGTGAAGGGGCGCCTCTTGCAGGGGTGGTCGTTGCCGTTAAAGATGGTCAGCAAAAGGTGCTGTCGCAGGATAACGGATCCTTCCATATTAAGGCAACCAATGGTGATGTCTTAACATTTTCCTATATCGGCTTCGCAGATGCTGAGCAAACGGTAACGGGGCCAACAATGGAAGTTACCATGACAGCAAATGAAGCGGCCTCAGCAGGCAGTGATGTAGTAGTGACGGCATTGGGTATTAAAAGAGAAAGTAAATCTCTTGGATATGGCGTGCAGGAAATTAAAGGCGCCGAGTTGGCGGATCGTCATGAACCCAACGTGACTAATACCCTCTCTGGAAAGGTTGCCGGGTTACAAGTGATCAAGTCCAGTAACGGGCCGGCGGGATCTACCAAGATTGTATTAAGAGGATACAATTCTCTTACCGGAGATAACCAACCGCTGATCGTTGTGGATGGTATTCCAATTGATAACTATGCCGGTGTTCCACGTGGTGGAACCAACGATTTCTGGAATCCGTCTCTGGATATGGGTAATGGTCTCTCTGACATCAATGCTGATGATATTGCCAGTGTGAGCGTGCTCAAGGGGCCGGCTGCAGCTGCGCTATATGGTTCCCGGGCTGGTAACGGTGTTATACTGATAACAACCAAGACGGGAAAAAAGCAGAACGGCCTTGGCATCACCGTTTCGTCCAATTTTGGAATGGAAAACGTGTTTACCCAGCCTGATATGCAAAGTACCTATGGCCAGGGAGAAAACGGCGTTTATGACAAAACGTCGGGCTCCAGCTGGGGACCGGAGATAAAAGGTCAATCGTATGAAAAGTGGGATGGTACAACGGGGGCAATGCAGGCTTATGATAACGTGAAGAGTTTCTTTAACACAGGGTTTAATAATAGCACAAATGTTTCCTTCTCCCAGTTGTATAATAAAACTTCTATATACACCTCTTTTAACAGGTTATATGACAAGAGTATGTTGCCAGGCTCTAAATATGAGCGGACTAACTTGACTTCCAGAGCGGTCAGCAAGTTTGGCAAAGATGACCGCTGGACCCTGGATACCAAAGTTCAGTATAGCAAGTCAACTGCCAGTAACCGTCCCAGCGGTGGCGTCAATGCCGGTAATGCGTTCGCTGTGATGTATCAGCTGCCGCGCAGTCTGGATATCCGGGATTTCTCAGCAGCTACTGACCCTTATGGTAATATGATCTGGTATGAGCCGGCATCCTCCGCGGTTAACCCTTATTGGGGGGCATTGTACAATCTGAACAGCGATACGAGAGACCGTTTTTTACTGAACGGGTCTTTAAAATACCAGTTTAATGACTGGCTGAACGCAGAGATTAAAGGTGGTGCAGACATATACAATACCGCGACCGAAGCAAAAGCATATGCCGGAGGTCCGATCACTAACCAATATAGCCAGGGCAAAAATTCTTTTACAGAAACAAACTATAGCTTTCTGGTCAATGCCCAGAAAGATAACATCTTTGGTAAATTCGGGGGATTGGTAAATGTTGGCGGTAACCTGATGGACCGTACGGTCTCTTCTTTGAGCTCGGGATCGGGAGAGTTGGTCGTGCCCGACTTGTTCTTATTGAACAATGGTAAAAACAGCCCGACCGTAAGTCAGTCTTACAGCCATCAGAAAATTAATTCTCTTTACGGAACGATACAGGTGAACTATGACGGTTACATCTTCCTGGATGGAACTTTCAGAAATGACTGGTCCTCTACCCTCAGCAAGGACAACAGGTCATATTTTTATCCATCTCTTAGCTTATCCTATGTCTTTACAGATATGATACGCAAGACAGGAGGTTCTGTTCCTTCCTGGTTTACCTATGGCAAATTGCGCGCTTCCGTTGCTGAAGTGGGTAATAGCCTTCAGCCATATCAGTTATATAATACTTATAGCATCGGAAAGGACCCTAATGGTAATACAACAGCCAGTACAGGAAGCACATTCTATAATTCAGATGTACGCAGTGAGTTAATTAAGTCTACAGAAATCGGTACGGAGCTCAGGTTTCTTCAAAGCAGGATAGGACTGGATGTTTCTTGGTACAAAACGAACGCTACCAGGCAGCTGTTGGCTATTCCGCAGGATGCACTAAGTGGCTATTCCAGCAAAATGATCAATGCAGGAAATATTCAGAACGAGGGTATTGAAGTAATATTAAATACCAGTATCTTGAACAAGCCAGAATCACTGAACTGGAATATGACAGTGAATTTCTCCAAGAACAATAATAAAATTATTTCTCTGACTGAAGGAAACCCTTCTTATGGTCTAGGCGGTTATGATGCCCTTTCTATTGTGGCTGAAACCGGCAAGAATTATGGAGAAATTTATGGAACAGCCTTTCAGCGTGTAGAAGATCCAAATAGTAAATATTATGGTGAATTACTTTTAGATGGAACCGGTTTGCCAAAGGGTACCTCCGACAAACGCGATCTTGGCAATCAGCAAGCAGACTATCTGTTGGGTATCACCAATCAGTTTTCTTTCGGGGGATTTAACTTGTCTTTCTTGGTAGATGGCCGTTTTGGCGGAAAAATCTTTTCTGCAACCTATGCTGCAATGGAAGCGGCGGGCACTGCCGGGATTACCGGCAGCCGAGGCAAAATGGTGGTTGATGGGGTTGTAGAAGATGGCAAAGGCGGATATACAAAAAATACGGCAGAAATTACGACAGAGCAATATTGGACAGCTATCCAAAGCGGCAATATCGGCATTGTCGAGGCCAATCTGTATGATGCAACCAATATCAGGCTTCGTAATGTACAGCTGAGTTATAACCTCCCTCATAGATGGTTGGAAAGGTCCCCGATTCAGAGAGCTAGCGTAGGATTGTCCTGCAATAATGTCTGGATGATTTCCAGTCATATGCATGGCATTGATCCGGAATCGGTTTATGCGACCGGGACAAATGCAGTGGGCTTTGAAAGTTCTGCTCCTCCGACAACAAGATCTATCATGTTCAACCTTAGCCTGAGCTTCTAAACTTCAAAACAAAATAGTGATGAAAACGATAATAAAACGAACTTTTAAATATGCATGTTGGCTAGCAGCGACTTCGCTGACGCTTGCCTCCTGTTCTAAATTTGATGAGGTAAACACAGATCCTACTGCCGCCAATGAGGACCAGGTACAGGTGGAATATCTGATTAATAACGCTATCTTGGGTGCACAGATGAATCCGGAAGTGGCGGAACGGTCCTTTGTTTTATACTGGGAGCCTGCAGGCCGGCAGGTCTCAGATTTTGATGCGGGCGCTATCAATGTTGCCAATTACAGTGATGACTGGACTTCCAATTATTGGGGCTACCAAGCTGGTTGGCAAACGAAGATCAACAAGGCAGTTGACATTGCCCGTAGCAGAATAGAATCAAAGCAAAATATAAAAGAATATACCAATAACCTTTTACAGGTGGCGAGGATCTGGCGTGTTTATCTTATGAGTGAATTAACGGATAACTTTGGTCCCATCCCAATTGATGGGTTTAAAGGAACCAATCCTGAATATGCAAGTGTAAAGGATGTCTATTATTTTATGCTGGACGAGTTAAAAGATGCTACTGAAAACCTCGATGAGTCTATAACGGTCCCCGATGAGGTGGCTAAAGAAGATCCTGCATTTGCCTATAACTTTACCAAATGGAAAAAATACGGGAACTCAATGCGGCTCAGGCTTGCTATGCGCTTATCTGAAGTGGATCCTGCTAAGGCAAAAGCTGCATTTGAAGAAGCAGCCAAATCAATGGACGATCTGATTACCGATAACAGTGATAATTTTGCTGTTCAGGAAAAAGACGGTTGGTCAGACCTTTCGGGCGTGATGAGCCGATCCTGGGATGTACAACCCTTGTCTGTGACGTATAGAAACCTGGCGGTTGGTTTAGGGGGGGTTAAATCTGCGGATCAACTGGATTCTAAATTTGACAGCTATATTAAACCCGCAGATGATTTAGGCCAGCGATATTTTGATTTCTTCCCATTGAAGAACAATGATCCAAATGCGGGGTATTGGCTAGATGGCTTACCTAATAAAATTGACCCCAGAGCCTATGTTATTTATTGTATTCCAGGGGACACGCTTAATAGTGGTTTCCCGGATCAAAACGGTGATTATGACAAGAACCCGGTAAGGAAGCTCTACAAAAAAGTAGGCGATGATCTCCAGACCGTAAAAACAGTAAATGCAAAATACACATTCAATGCACGCATCGATGGGGATTGGGGCGACAAGGACCAGTTAAATGAACTGGTGAATTATGGAGGAACGATGCCCCGGTTAAATATGCGTTTTAGAACGAGTACCGAAAAACGTGTTTTCTTTGGTGCCTGGGAGACCTATTTCCTACTGGCCGAAGCCAGTGCTCGCAATTGGAATGTCCCGCTTTCCGGTAAGCAGGCCTATGAGGATGGCGTTGCTGCAAGTTTCAAATTTTGGGGTATTGAAAAATATCTTGGCACATATCTGGCCTCCACTGATTATAATAATAATGGAACTTCTGTTAACTGGGATAATACAACAGAGCCCCCCGCTACGCATCCGATGAAATTTACCGATGGAATAACCGGCGCTTCAGGTACTGTGCAGATTAAGTATCCTGATAATGCACTGTATAAAGCGGGCAAAAAGAATGATCACCTCAGCAAAATAATTACCCAGAAATTCCTCGCACAGGTACCCTGGGTGCCCTTGGAAAACTGGAGCGATCACCGCCGGCTCGGGCTGCCTTTCTTTGAAAACCCAACGGTTGAACAGGCGATCACTACGCTGCCTGGTCTGACAGACGGGACTTACTCAAAATCCAGCATTAAATTTCTGCCACAGCGATTAAAATATCCTTCAGGTCTGCAAAACCAAAACGCCAATGGCTATCAGCAAGCAGTAAGCCTGTTAGGTGGTGCAGGTGATGCGATACTGACCCCATTATGGTGGGCTCAACAACAATAGTTAAAGGACATAAGTCATGTCGGTATTCTGCGCCTAAGAAACAATGCAGAAGGCCATCCTTACAACGGGATGGCCTTTTTGCATTGGATCAGAAAGATAATAGCCTCATGCTGTTTTCTTTTCTTTGCGTATCTGGTTCTATGATGGCCCGGCCCTTGCATATTATGCCTAACAGCCTTAATAAATAGCAAAAAAATGCCGTTATACAAGGGCTTTACCTATTGTTTAGAAAGAAGGGCTCATTAAACGATATGCCACTGGTTTATAGCATATTCTTGGCGGACGTCTGAATGTAGTGGCTGAAATTCTCCAAAAGCGATTCTCCATATTCATTTAAAGAATCCCAGGTATGCGGATATAGCTTATCCGCTCCCGACCGGACCTGTTGTTTTACCTGGAAGGATACCTGGGTGGCGCCTGTATTTTTTCTGGATTTTCCTTTAGGCTGGCCGGGGGTGTAGGATAACCGGTCTAATTTAATCTGAATGACCTGATCCTTCCATTTTATATGCAGTGTGCCCTGGTAGTATAAAGGAGCCTGGATGTGTTGATCATCTATTTTAAAATGGACTTCTGCCTGTAATTGCTGATCCTCATTTTTGCTTTCTTTAAATTTAGCTGTTGGATAGTTCTGCTCTATCCAGGCTTTTGCAATGGCATAAAAATCCTCCGCATAAAGAGCCGAAGCGGTATCGTTCTGCAAGAAGGCGACTTCTCCGGCAACCATGGGCAGATTAAAGGCGTTATTACGTATAAACTGTCCATTAGCGGTATGCAGTGAAGATGCGCCTATTAAAATGAGCACAAAAAGTACGAAAGTACGCTTCATTTGTTTTATCGTTTAGTTTTTATTTTAATACCTTCTTGCTGTAGATATACTATAAAAACGACAAAGGACCGGTTTTATTTTACCGGTCCCCTGCATTTATTCCATTGTTTAAGTTCGGTTTAGTAGCCGTAGTAACCTCCGCCATAACGGCCATAACCTCTGTTATATCCCCGGTTATAATTTCTTCTTTGCTCTGCCTGCTGATTATATTGCTCCTGGCGCTGTTTCTCCATTTCATCTTGCCGCTTTTTCTGGCGTGCCTCAAAAGCCTCCAGACGCTGAAGTTCATCCATGGACAATAAGGCTCCAAGATGCATATATTTATCGTTTTCCAACATGCCGTAACGCACCTCTTTATCTTCCTTCGTAAGGGTTTTGTCATCAGAAACCTTCATTCTCTTTAACAGAAACTGAATCTGTAAAGCGGCTACCGTATCTCTTTTTTCACGTGGAATTTGCAGAGAGTCACCCAGTAATTTGGCGTAGCTGGTTTTAAAAGCCATCAGTTGCGCTTCTGTGGGGGCATTAGATTTGTCTTTTTTTCGCTTTTTATGCCTTTGTGCAAAACTGGTTGCACAAAATATCATTACAAATAGCGTTAAAAAAGTGGCGATCTTTTTCATCCTGGGTGGTTTATTTTACTTGTAAAAATAGAAAAAGCGGTGCAATCCTCAAAATAGATTGAGTATTACACCGCCCTTTCAGCGAATAGCTGGAAGCATTATTTATAGTATAATAATTAATTGCCTGAAACTCAGGTTTTAATTAAATCTCCTGTGGAATTTATAACGCTCTTATTCCTGTGCTTTGTTCATTTGGGGGCGATTGCCTCTTCTGTTGCCCCTTTGTTGACGGCGCTCCTGCATTGTTTTTTTGATGATTTCTTTTTGTTCATCTGTGTAAATAGCATTACGCGCCTCCCGGTTCTTTTTGAACAGATCACGGAATGCGGCTTTCTTTTGATCATCAGAGAGTGCACTATTATTTTTTATAGCGTCTCCTTGCTTTCTGAAGTCTTCATTGATTGCCTTAAGTTTCGTCTGTTGATCAGCCGTAAGGTTCAGCTTTTTAGCGAGAGCGCCTCCCGGTCCCATCATCCCGCCGCCACGGCGGTGTTCCATGTGGTGCCGGGGTGTAGCAGAGGTATCTGCTGATTGTGCCTGGGATGCGGCTGCAAATAAAAACAGCCCGAATGTGAATAAGAGTATTTTTTTCATCTTTTTAAAAATTTAAATGGTGGTCAATTGTCATTAGGAAAGAATGTGATTTTTGTTCTCCTAATCGAATTTACCGGTATAAGATGAAATTATATTCTTTTGGTTTAGAGCATAGCAGACCTTTTCGGTAGGATTGCGCTTTTAACACGTGAACCGCCCTTTTTTGAAATAGATTTATACAACGATGGCTGCTCCTTCTGTTTAACCTATAGCCTGGTTTTTAGCCGCGGGATCATTTGCTCTTTCCAGGGGGTGAAATCTCCCTGAATAATATATTCACGGGCCTGTCCGACTAACCACAGATAAAAGGACAGGTTCTGGAGGCTGGCCAGCTGGCCGGCCAGTAGTTCTTTAGAAACAAATAAATGTCTTAAATAGGCTTTGCTGTAGTAATTGCTTGTTATACAAGGAAATCCGTCGTCAATGGGTGAAAAATCATCTTCCCATTTTTTATTTTTTATATTAATAACTCCTTCCGTTGTAAACAACATTCCATTGCGGCCATTTCTGGTGGGCATGACACAATCAAACATATCGACTCCTAAAGAAATGCCTTCCAGAATATTCCAGGGTGTACCTACCCCCATCAGGTAACGAGGTTTGTCTGCCGGTAATATATTACAGCACAGGTCGGTAAATGCGTACAGTTCTTCTTCTGGCTCCCCGACGGAGAGGCCGCCGATGGCATTTCCGGCCGCCTCCTTGGAGGCAATGTATTCTGCTGAAGCCGTTCTTAGATCTTTATAGGTACTACCCTGAACAATAGGGAACAGATTCTGCGTGTAACCGTATTTATCAGGGGTTTCTGCCAACCTGTGGATACAGCGGTCCAGCCATCTGTGCGTCAGTTCCATACTTTTTAAGGCATAGGCGTATTCGCAACCCGCAGGAGGACATTCGTCAAAGGCCATAATTATATCAGCCCCAATACTACGCTGGATATCCATTACTTTTTCGGGCGAAAACAGATGACGGCTGCCATCAATATGTGATTGGAAGATGACGCCTTCTTCCTTGATCTTACGCGTGCCTGCTAATGAAAAGACCTGATAGCCACCACTATCTGTCAAAATGGGGTGATCCCAGCCGTTAAACCGGTGGAGTCCTCCGGCTTTTTCCAGGATTTCGGTACCAGGCCTAAGATATAAATGATAAGTGTTACCAAGTATAATCTGTGCCCGCACAATATCTTCGAGTTCCTGTTGGTTAACGGCTTTAACGCTGCCAACGGTACCCACAGGCATGAAAATTGGGGTCAGTATCTGACCATGATCAGTAGTAATTACGCCCGCTCTTGCTTTGGAGGCGCTGTCCGTTTTTTCCAGCTTGTATCGCAAAGTGCCCATGGCGCGAAGATAGTTCGGGATTTTCGAATTTACGGAACTTTATGGGAGAGGATGTCAGACCGCAATTAAATTTGGAATTTCATCGATAGATTTTTGAATTGCCGTAATTTTAGGCGATGGAGAATATTACCCTGATCATCATTTTGCTTTTTGTCATTGCCTTTTTGTGGCTGCTCAGCAAGCGGTTTAATTTTCCCTTTCCGATCATGCTGGTACTTTTCGGGATCGTTATTTCTCTTATACCGGGATTGCCTACGCTTAAAGTCTCTCCGGACATTATCTTTTTTCTGTTTTTGCCTCCCCTGCTCTATCATGCAGCATGGAATACCAGCTGGCATGACTTTAGGGCCGCGATCCGCCCCATCAGCCTGGCCGCTATCGGATTGGTTTTGTTTACGACGATAGCAGTCGCTATTGTAGCCCATTATCTGATTCCTTCTTTTGGCTGGCCGGTGGCGTTTTTATTGGGGGCGATTATTTCTCCTCCTGACGTTGTATCCGCTACAGCAGTCACTAAAGGGTTGGGCCTGCACCCGGGGCTACTGACAATTTTAGAAGGAGAGAGCCTTATCAATGACGCCAGTGCTTTGATTGCCTATCGTTACGCACTGGCAGCGATTACGACTGCCGGATTCGCCTGGTGGCAGGCCGGCCTTAACTTTGTATATGTTGCTGCCGTGGGGATTGCTGTGGGCTGGGGCGTGGCCATGATTATGCGGGTGATACATGAAAAGTT containing:
- the tgt gene encoding tRNA guanosine(34) transglycosylase Tgt, which produces MGTLRYKLEKTDSASKARAGVITTDHGQILTPIFMPVGTVGSVKAVNQQELEDIVRAQIILGNTYHLYLRPGTEILEKAGGLHRFNGWDHPILTDSGGYQVFSLAGTRKIKEEGVIFQSHIDGSRHLFSPEKVMDIQRSIGADIIMAFDECPPAGCEYAYALKSMELTHRWLDRCIHRLAETPDKYGYTQNLFPIVQGSTYKDLRTASAEYIASKEAAGNAIGGLSVGEPEEELYAFTDLCCNILPADKPRYLMGVGTPWNILEGISLGVDMFDCVMPTRNGRNGMLFTTEGVINIKNKKWEDDFSPIDDGFPCITSNYYSKAYLRHLFVSKELLAGQLASLQNLSFYLWLVGQAREYIIQGDFTPWKEQMIPRLKTRL
- a CDS encoding SusD/RagB family nutrient-binding outer membrane lipoprotein; protein product: MKTIIKRTFKYACWLAATSLTLASCSKFDEVNTDPTAANEDQVQVEYLINNAILGAQMNPEVAERSFVLYWEPAGRQVSDFDAGAINVANYSDDWTSNYWGYQAGWQTKINKAVDIARSRIESKQNIKEYTNNLLQVARIWRVYLMSELTDNFGPIPIDGFKGTNPEYASVKDVYYFMLDELKDATENLDESITVPDEVAKEDPAFAYNFTKWKKYGNSMRLRLAMRLSEVDPAKAKAAFEEAAKSMDDLITDNSDNFAVQEKDGWSDLSGVMSRSWDVQPLSVTYRNLAVGLGGVKSADQLDSKFDSYIKPADDLGQRYFDFFPLKNNDPNAGYWLDGLPNKIDPRAYVIYCIPGDTLNSGFPDQNGDYDKNPVRKLYKKVGDDLQTVKTVNAKYTFNARIDGDWGDKDQLNELVNYGGTMPRLNMRFRTSTEKRVFFGAWETYFLLAEASARNWNVPLSGKQAYEDGVAASFKFWGIEKYLGTYLASTDYNNNGTSVNWDNTTEPPATHPMKFTDGITGASGTVQIKYPDNALYKAGKKNDHLSKIITQKFLAQVPWVPLENWSDHRRLGLPFFENPTVEQAITTLPGLTDGTYSKSSIKFLPQRLKYPSGLQNQNANGYQQAVSLLGGAGDAILTPLWWAQQQ
- a CDS encoding SusC/RagA family TonB-linked outer membrane protein, whose amino-acid sequence is MKKSTQVVLRAVYLFIAGLLLWGNAFAQTQEVSGVVKSSEGAPLAGVVVAVKDGQQKVLSQDNGSFHIKATNGDVLTFSYIGFADAEQTVTGPTMEVTMTANEAASAGSDVVVTALGIKRESKSLGYGVQEIKGAELADRHEPNVTNTLSGKVAGLQVIKSSNGPAGSTKIVLRGYNSLTGDNQPLIVVDGIPIDNYAGVPRGGTNDFWNPSLDMGNGLSDINADDIASVSVLKGPAAAALYGSRAGNGVILITTKTGKKQNGLGITVSSNFGMENVFTQPDMQSTYGQGENGVYDKTSGSSWGPEIKGQSYEKWDGTTGAMQAYDNVKSFFNTGFNNSTNVSFSQLYNKTSIYTSFNRLYDKSMLPGSKYERTNLTSRAVSKFGKDDRWTLDTKVQYSKSTASNRPSGGVNAGNAFAVMYQLPRSLDIRDFSAATDPYGNMIWYEPASSAVNPYWGALYNLNSDTRDRFLLNGSLKYQFNDWLNAEIKGGADIYNTATEAKAYAGGPITNQYSQGKNSFTETNYSFLVNAQKDNIFGKFGGLVNVGGNLMDRTVSSLSSGSGELVVPDLFLLNNGKNSPTVSQSYSHQKINSLYGTIQVNYDGYIFLDGTFRNDWSSTLSKDNRSYFYPSLSLSYVFTDMIRKTGGSVPSWFTYGKLRASVAEVGNSLQPYQLYNTYSIGKDPNGNTTASTGSTFYNSDVRSELIKSTEIGTELRFLQSRIGLDVSWYKTNATRQLLAIPQDALSGYSSKMINAGNIQNEGIEVILNTSILNKPESLNWNMTVNFSKNNNKIISLTEGNPSYGLGGYDALSIVAETGKNYGEIYGTAFQRVEDPNSKYYGELLLDGTGLPKGTSDKRDLGNQQADYLLGITNQFSFGGFNLSFLVDGRFGGKIFSATYAAMEAAGTAGITGSRGKMVVDGVVEDGKGGYTKNTAEITTEQYWTAIQSGNIGIVEANLYDATNIRLRNVQLSYNLPHRWLERSPIQRASVGLSCNNVWMISSHMHGIDPESVYATGTNAVGFESSAPPTTRSIMFNLSLSF
- a CDS encoding Spy/CpxP family protein refolding chaperone, which encodes MKKILLFTFGLFLFAAASQAQSADTSATPRHHMEHRRGGGMMGPGGALAKKLNLTADQQTKLKAINEDFRKQGDAIKNNSALSDDQKKAAFRDLFKKNREARNAIYTDEQKEIIKKTMQERRQQRGNRRGNRPQMNKAQE